The Zetaproteobacteria bacterium DNA window AGCGGTTCGAGCGGATGACCACCGACCACCTGGAGTGGCTCACCGCCGAGCCGCCGGAACTGTTGCTGCTGGGCAGCGGCCGCACCACCCGCTTCCCCCCGCAGGCGGTGTGCGACTGGCTGCGGCAGCGGCGGATCCCCTTCGAGAGCATGGACAGCCGTGCGGCGGCGCGCACCTGGAACATCCTGATGGGGGAGGGCCGGCGCGCCTCCTGCGCCCTGCTGCTCCCTGGGGCCTAGGGGCGGCGCCCGATGCCCTACGAGCTGTCGGTGACCACCGAGTTCTCCGCCGCCCACTTCCTGCGCGGCTACGACGGCGACTGCGCCCGGCTGCACGGCCACAACTGGCGCGTCAAGCTGACCGTCACCGCCGATAGCCTCAACGAGCTCGGCATCGCCATCGATTACAAGCGGCTCAAGCAGGAGCTCAAGGCGGCG harbors:
- the queD gene encoding 6-carboxytetrahydropterin synthase QueD; this encodes MPYELSVTTEFSAAHFLRGYDGDCARLHGHNWRVKLTVTADSLNELGIAIDYKRLKQELKAALADWDHYNLNDIPPFDRINPSSEAVARELFGRMRRRLRDEGVRVAAVEIGETCATRVCYRE